From the Deinococcus sonorensis KR-87 genome, the window GGCGCGGTTGCCGGCCCCGGCGGCGGTGGGCAGTTCGTATCCGGCAGCGTAGTTGACGTTCCCCACCACGGCGTCGAGGCTCAGCACGGCCGCCTGGGTGATGTCGCCCGTGTCGCCGGCTCCCCAGACGATCGCGTCGGTCAGGCCCAGGCTGACCTTGTCGGTCACCCGGAACTTGGCCGTGATGTTGGTGGTCGGGTCGAGGTTGCCGGTCAGCGGCTGGGTGTGCACCACCTTCGCGTCCAACCGCCCCTGCTGGTACCCAACGCTGCCCACCGCGCCCACCCCGTAGGTGTCGCCGAAGGCGTAGCGCAGGCCGCCGCCCACCGTGAAGGGGGCCACGCGCAGCTCGGCCCGCGCGCCCACGCTGCCGCCGTCGCCGGTGAGCAGGTGGTGGTAGTCGCCGTCCAGCACGCCCTTCAGGTTGGTGCCGAAGTTCGCCTGATAGCTGGCGCCGGCGGTCAGGCCCGGATCGAAGGCGCCGAGGCCCTGGTACCCGGCCTGCTGGTAGCGCACCCGCGCGTTCAGGGTGCCGTTCGCGACCGGGGCCGAGACGTCCGCGCTGCCCTGCAGCCCGCCCGAGTACGCAAGCAGCGCCTGGCCGTGCACGGCGCCGTTGTCGTAGGTGGCGCGCGCGCCGTAGGTAGTCGCCTGGTCCAGCCGGACCGCCGCCACCCCCACCGTGTAATGCTCGCCGGTGTGCCGCACCTGCGCCCCAAAGGCGAGCGGCCGGTTGGTCTCGGCATTCAGCAGCCGGTAGCTGGCAAGCACCTGCAGGCGGTTGAGGTCCGGGTCCAGCGGCTCGATGACGCGGGTCAGGGTGATGATGCCGGTGCTGGTGTCCAGCACGTAATCCACGTCGCGCGTGAGCGTCTGACGCTTCAGGATCTTGCCGGTGTCCGGCTCCACGGTGACCAGCACCAGCGTCTCGCTGCCCTCGACAATGCCGCCGGCCGGCAGCCGCAGCAGCCGCGTGCCGCTCGGCGTGAGCGGCAGCTCCGACACCCGGTCGCGCGGCACCAGCGCCACGAAGCCCGAGACCGACGTGCTGCCCTTGCTGTAGCCGCTCAGCGCCGTGAACTGCTCGCTGACCGGCAGCACGTCCATCGGCAGGGCGGTGCGGCGGTACTGCACCCGGAAGGCCGGGTGGTCGTACAGCAGCGCGGCCGGATCGCTGCCCTGCAGCGTGACCGTCTCACTGCTGGCGTCCCCGATCACCGGGTTGCGCACCAGCGGCAGGGTGCCGGTCGGCAGCCCGTCCTTGTCGGCCACGGCGTACAGCTTGCCGCCCTGCAGCGGCCCCTCGAAGGAGGCGCGGCCCTGCCAGCTCAGGTCGCTGGAGGACAGCTGACCGTCCAGGCCCACGGTGGCGCTCAGCACACCCACCCCCACCCGCCGGTCGTCCGGGCGGATCTCGAAGGTGTGGCGCTGCACCTGGTCCCCGTTCTGCAGGTCCAGCTGCAGGGTCGTGGGGGACGCCTGCGGCTGCAGCTCCAGCACCCCCTCGCCGTTCTGCAGGCGCAGCTGGTAGCCGCTCTCGCCACTGTCGGCGTCGGGCGTGCGCGGCTCCAGGCTGGTGCGCAGCGTGACGCTCGGCATCGAGGTGAGGTTCCCTGCGGCGTCCAGCGCCCGCACCCGCACGCGGACGGGCGTGCTGCCGTCGGCGAGCAGCTGCTCGGGCCGCACCTCCAGTCGGGTGGTGCTGCCCACCAGCTGCACCGTCACAGTGTCGTTCAGGAACTTCAGGACATTCGGGCCGGCGGTGAGCGGCACGCCCACGTACACCAGCCGCTGGACGCCACGCGCGCTGTCGGTCGTGACGCTGCCGATGCTGTCCTCGCTGATCGCCCGGCCGTTGACACTCAGGGTGGGGACCGGCCCCAGCGGCGCGTCCACCACCACACTGATGCGGTCGCGGATGCGCAGCACCGACCCCTGAAGCGGCAGCCGGATGGCGCCCTCGTTCTCGGCGTCGGGCGCCGTCTCGGTCAGCGGGGTGGCCGCCGCCAGGTCGGCCGGGTCCAGCACGCCCTGCAGCAGCTCGCGCGGGGCCGCTTCCGGGCGGGCCAGCAGCGCGGGGGCGTCCAGCACGCCCAGGGCGTCCTGGTGCGTCAGCCGGTAGCTGAGCTGACCCTGCTGCAGCTGGATGCCGCTCACCGGCAACACCCAGTAGAGGGTGCCGCTGGCGCCGCGCAGCGGATCGGGGAGGGCCTGCCCGTTCAGGCGGCTGCTGCCCGGCACGAAGCTGGCGCCCGCCGGGGGCCGGTGGGCGATCACCAGGTCGCCACTCCGGGCCGGCGCGCTGTACGGCAGCGTCACGGTGCTCTCGCGCGACACGCTCGGCGCGGGGCGCGGCTCGGGGGCGGGCGTGACCGGGGTGGCCGGGGCCACGGCCGTCAGGGTGCCGCCGACCGTCTGCGGGGCGGAGCACGCCCGGCTGTCGAGCCGCGCCTGTAGGGTGTGGGTGCCGGGCGCAGTGACGCGGACCCGGTAGCTCAGCTCGCGCGCCTCTCCGGCCGCCAGGGTGCCCTGGAAGTCGGGGGCGTCCACGGCCTCCAGGCCATCGCTGGGCGTGTCGTGCAGCACGAACGCCATCGGCTGCGCGGCGGTGTTGCGGACCGTCAGGTGCACCGTCCGCGTGTCGCCCACCTGGGCCGGCTCCAGCGGCGCGCGGCTCAGCTGCAGGCGGGTGGCCGTGGGCAGGACATTCACCCGGACGCTCTGCAGCTGCCCCCAGGGAAAGAG encodes:
- a CDS encoding DUF11 domain-containing protein, which produces MNAEGKLVLAALTALTALLAAGPAARAQGVDTSLPLTSVGDRLMWTVGDQTLNLNVAVGGRIRLDLYSPRVDPADYRSDRFYGDEVYGGPAVTTTFSVLADDGTVVVRRTFTPGSHAWDTLLDQELPAGHYRLSAQTSGNGKNTFAVRLTGLSADMQSDRLTVTIHAQDWVPAVNVTTDGAAPYVVRMYDGDGPGELEARVRDEQGRVTPLPVSGDLAWTDLPLPQAAGRYVIELRQAGAARQHSNSVGISLMRAGASTPLTLTRVDQTGQLRVTAELVLPGSVQPTSADVTVGQQTLRVVGSLTQRVPAGEYPLSVAPIPGAEVALDRSALAVPQGGLSDARVEVRPQVALSVEADKTEVCVGDTVTLRARASTAYAGALPLQLTLDVPGLRLQGATEQRGTFSAAQPGALSVTGVATAAGPLTVLARLFPWGQLQSVRVNVLPTATRLQLSRAPLEPAQVGDTRTVHLTVRNTAAQPMAFVLHDTPSDGLEAVDAPDFQGTLAAGEARELSYRVRVTAPGTHTLQARLDSRACSAPQTVGGTLTAVAPATPVTPAPEPRPAPSVSRESTVTLPYSAPARSGDLVIAHRPPAGASFVPGSSRLNGQALPDPLRGASGTLYWVLPVSGIQLQQGQLSYRLTHQDALGVLDAPALLARPEAAPRELLQGVLDPADLAAATPLTETAPDAENEGAIRLPLQGSVLRIRDRISVVVDAPLGPVPTLSVNGRAISEDSIGSVTTDSARGVQRLVYVGVPLTAGPNVLKFLNDTVTVQLVGSTTRLEVRPEQLLADGSTPVRVRVRALDAAGNLTSMPSVTLRTSLEPRTPDADSGESGYQLRLQNGEGVLELQPQASPTTLQLDLQNGDQVQRHTFEIRPDDRRVGVGVLSATVGLDGQLSSSDLSWQGRASFEGPLQGGKLYAVADKDGLPTGTLPLVRNPVIGDASSETVTLQGSDPAALLYDHPAFRVQYRRTALPMDVLPVSEQFTALSGYSKGSTSVSGFVALVPRDRVSELPLTPSGTRLLRLPAGGIVEGSETLVLVTVEPDTGKILKRQTLTRDVDYVLDTSTGIITLTRVIEPLDPDLNRLQVLASYRLLNAETNRPLAFGAQVRHTGEHYTVGVAAVRLDQATTYGARATYDNGAVHGQALLAYSGGLQGSADVSAPVANGTLNARVRYQQAGYQGLGAFDPGLTAGASYQANFGTNLKGVLDGDYHHLLTGDGGSVGARAELRVAPFTVGGGLRYAFGDTYGVGAVGSVGYQQGRLDAKVVHTQPLTGNLDPTTNITAKFRVTDKVSLGLTDAIVWGAGDTGDITQAAVLSLDAVVGNVNYAAGYELPTAAGAGNRARFGVSTGLTLSERVSLGLRGSAVYDLGAKTSTVGAGANLNYHTGTVSATAGSDVTFSGGTFGVVLRGGVTGSVTPNLTLTADALGELTTDRSGLRASLGYAYRTGTLNSLGYARYQQGSLGGTQPEMSAGVSAEEHRSNWAVRGAVDTRTLLNDPDSFTVQAQAGGTYYLSDRFGVGAWGRLLSQPASSSTQAGYGLEASVRALPGTWLTAGYNFRGFEGLPSSGTYTKPGLYVRLDLTVDDQSFGGNK